A window of Bombina bombina isolate aBomBom1 chromosome 5, aBomBom1.pri, whole genome shotgun sequence genomic DNA:
CATcactcaaggatacaggataggtttaaaatctcatccacccaggggcagattcctcttgtcaaacctgtcttcaagactggaaaaacgagaggcttttctagggtgcgtgagggatctctcctccctgggagtaattgcaCCGGTACCTCTaacagagagaggtctgggatactactcaaacctttttgtggtttcacccaattctggacctaaagtgctcaaACAAATTCCTATccgtcccctcgttcaagagggagacgataaggtccattctgcccttagttcaagtaggacagttcatgactacaatagacttgaaggatgcttaccttcacattcttatctacagggaacatttcaagttcctaagattcaagttcctgaaccagcacttccagtttgtaacacttccatttggtctagctacttccccaagagtctttacaaaagttctggggtttCTGCTTGCAGTGGCGAGAACCAGAGGTATATCAGTAGTgtcatacttagacgacatccaggttcaggcaccatcctgtcggctggcagaagaccattcaaaaactcttctatttcttctttgatctcatggatggaagataaacttagaaaagagttctgttgttcccagtaccagggtggaaatcctgggtatgataatagactccatatcaatgaggatatttcttacagaccagagacattacaaaataacttccaattgtcttgccctacagacctccttaaggccctctgtggcccggtgtatggaggtaattgggctcatagtgtccagcatagacatcattccattcgccagattcaatctcagacctcttcagctgtacatgctgagtcagtggaatggcaACCACTCTGATCCatcacaacagatttctctggacaactggtcaagagaatcgctatcttggtggctctgtccagatcacctgtcccaagggacatccttcttgagaccatcccgggagtttgtgactacggatgcaagtctatcaggatggggagctgtgtggggtgccaggaaggcacagggcctgtggacttgagaggaatctctcctcccgatcaacattttggaacatcaagcgatcttcaatgctttgaagtcttggcctcttctgggtttgtcccagtttatcagatttcaatcggacaacataaccacagtggcttacatcaacaatcagGGGGGAATGAGGACCTCCcttgcaatgagggaagtatctcagattctagaattggtggaggcccacaactgctcgctgtcagagatccacattccgagtgtggacaactgggaagcggatttcctcagcagacaatcctttcatccagaggaatggtctctccatcccgaggtgtttgtggagttttgcatcagatgggggatgccggagatagatggCATGGCATCCCaactctcaataccaagctacccagatatgggttgtggTCTAGGGAGCCTCAGGTGGAACTAATATATGCATtatcagtgccttggaggttcaatctagtttacatttttccaccattaccacttctccctcgggtAGTAGTACGCATCAAACAGGAGGAAGCTTCAGCAAAACTAATTGCTCTAtcatggccgtgaaggatgtggttcacaGACCTGGTGGGGATGGAGgtaaccttgttgcagggatctgctggaacagggtccttttgttcatcaaaatctagattctctgaggctgactgcatggggattgaacgcttagacctagccaagagaggtttttctgaaagagtcattgatactctcattcaagctcgaagccggtcactcgtcacatctatcataaggtgtggaggacctacttattctggtgtgaagagcgtggattcccttgATAAGGTCAAGGTTTACAGGAttatttcctttctccaggatggtctggagaagggacttttctgctagttccctaaagggacagattttgggtCTATCTCTTTTATTGCACaaaaggctcgctgagcttcctgatgttcagtcttttgttcaggctctggctagaatcaggcctgtgtttagatctaccactcctccttggagtttaaatctagttcttaaagttttgcagagggctcagtttgagcctatgcatgtggtTGAccttaaattactgtcttggaagaatctttttctactggctattgcttcggcgtgcagagtctctgagatggctgccttgcaatgtgagcctccttatctagtttttcatgctgataaggatgttcttcgtactgggttaggttttctccctaaggtagtttcTGATCGCAatgtcaatcaggagattgtggttccttccttgtgaccTAACCCTTCCActtcaaaggaacggttacttcataatttggatgttgttcaggctttgaagttctatcttcaagctatgaaggaatttagacagacttcttctttgtttgttgtctattctgggaagcgtagagggcagaaggcctcttacacttccttatccttttggttgaggagtcttagtcacttagcatatgagacagcgggacataagcctcctcagaggattaaggctcattcaactagagtttaacatttttgcttcggctgaagcagcttttgggagaaaggttttgcaggctgtggtgccctcagaatagggtccacctctcctTATACcatcccattttcattcagtgtcctctagagcttgggtatttgtttcccacaagtaatgaatgaaaccgtggactctaatcatattaagaaggaaaacataaattatgcttaccagataatttattttccttctgtatgaggagagtccatggccccgcccATGTGCTCCATTGGGCGGACCAAAATTGTTGTTTATTCTTCTGGCaatttttataccctgatatttctcctactattccttgttcccttggcagaatgactgggatatgagggaagtgggggaggtatttaagcctttggctgggttgtctttgcctcctcctggtggccaggttctgtatttcccacaagtaagaaataaagccgtggactctcctcatacagaaggaaaggaaattatctaataagcataatttatgtcatACTTTTTACAGATACGGCCAGAGCACTAAGCAATATCAGGCATTGaagtaactggagtgaataagggaaccttcttcctgagcccAGACATTAGAGCCTGAACTCATATGTATTAGGTGAGTAAAATAAATATgctgctgactttaattactgggaaaatagatcactgattaaacaaatataaactattatatttatatttgcatctTTTAAGTAAATTTGTGTCAGTGACGATTATAGGAGGAGCAAGCCCCATTTTGCTGAGgagtaggttaaaaaaaaaaattctcccactctgtccttttagacacatcatgtccaacaactgcctaacctcaccctaAGACCCAACACCCAAAACTACATTTATGCCTACCTTGTTACCATatgtggaacacccacaactctCCCACtaagtgttccccaccccagaactgCCCCTGATGtgtgtgcttaattttacagtgagcattattaaactaataaaaattttaatgaaATAGCAGATATGTCAGGTCACAGTGATACTATGACCAAACTATCTTACTAAGAGGCATCAAAACTAGAAATTTGTAAGTTTGTCAAAGAGCACATGCATGACAAAtatattgcaatatctaaaaaacaGACATAGCAATGAAAATAGGGATAAATAAAGCAATGAAGAAGGTTAATTCAAAAATCATGCAATAATCATTGATCAAGAAAGGTGTGTGTGATTGCACACCCACATACAAAACCATTCAAATCCAGTAAGTCACTGAAACTAGCAATGAATTGATGATAGTGTAATCTCCAACCAATGATAGAATGACCTAGAACAAGGGAGCTCTTCTATAATGTCCCCCCAAGACAATTCAGAAGCACTAAAATGCAAAAGGTAGAATGCACCTCATTAGGGTAGATAAGCTTTACACAAATAAGGGGTTATAAGGGGATCAAACCTACTCACATGTaggaaagcactaaatagtgcaaaACAGGCAAGCCGGACCCTCGGAGACATCTGGCTGACTCACAACCATCACCAGTGCAGGGACAATCCTTCCATGGCATTCCCAGAGACCAAAGGACAGCTGATGTGCAGTTGATGCGATAGCCCAGTGGATCACCAGATATGTCGCCAAACCCTCAGTTTCGCTCTGAAAACTGTCAGCTGCAAATATCCAGCTTTACCTCCCTGGTATCTGCCTGCTTATTGAGATTACCAGGCAGATACCAGGGCGGTAAAGATGGATATTTGTAGCTGACTGTTTTCAGAGCGAAACTAAGTGTTTGGCGATCCATCTGGTGATCCACTGGTCTATTGCTTTACCCACACATTTGCTCTCCTTTGGTCTCTTTCCTATAGTGCTTTCCTATATGGGAGTAGGTTTGATCCCCTTATATCCACTGATTCATGTAAAACTTATCTACCCTATGAGGCGCATTCTACCTTCTTGTGTTTTAATAACGTTTTTGGCTGTTTACATAAATCAAACAATCGCAACCGCAAGTTAAAAAGTATCACAAGGTCACTGCGTCTTACCTTCTCAAACcatctcacactgattattagtctgtgatgattaggACATCAGGTTCTCACCCACTGGTTGAGTATGAGCCGGACAGGGCTTTATGTGtacttgcttgtgcaatgttaaatgaggatggtggatgctACCTCACTTGCCAAGAATaaagatgtacttgttccctggctaaGAACATTATCCACCTGGACCTTGTTTAATGGtgccctataacttgttttcatccGTAATCAGTGGTTTAGTTTATTATGATGTAGAAATGTTTACACTCTTTGTTGTCCTttataatttgtgatttacaggtaaatacatttaaaaaataaacacaaaatggcTGAAAATTTGTTGAGTATAAATGAATAATATGATATTAAggtggattatattataaagaattaacattcttaattttcttttttccatttcttgTTATGTAGACAAACCGTTGAATAGTTCAtctccatccttcactacaggaagcaccAGAATAATACCACAACATTTTAGATACTAaagactattcacaaacattggggaaatcGCAGCAGTTTTTTAAAGGAGaaggtgaattggcaggaactagACAACAATCATTATGTACatagagtaatttagtcatcaaacaagagaaCAAGATTTATGCCTTAACTAATGACATAATTATCCCTGAGGAttaaccacacacatttactgagttttcaaaacattttaataaagggaaaagtctacagtctagcccaatggtttataaaaagaaaaaacctttcaaatgtacagaatgtgagaaaagctttagatggaagtgtcatctactagaacaccacaaaattcacacaggtgagaagccacacacatgtactgagtgtggcAAATGTTTTATACAAATGTCAAAACTTATAGCTCATGAAAGGACCCACACTGGGGAGAAACCATTCAGTTGTACAGAGTGTGGAGTACAGTTTGCACAAAGATCCAGTCTCTTTACCCACAAGaggattcatacaggagaaaaacctttcatatGTACAGAATGTGGGAAAAGTTTTTCAAGCAAGTCAGCTTTACGAGCCCACCATCatattcacacaggagagaaaccatttaCATGTGCAGCATGTGGGAAATGTTTCACAAAGAAGTTTGATCTCATATCACATGAAAGGactcacacaggggagaaaccattcAAATGTGCTCAATGTGGAAAACACTTT
This region includes:
- the LOC128659773 gene encoding gastrula zinc finger protein XlCGF7.1, translating into MVYKKKKPFKCTECEKSFRWKCHLLEHHKIHTGEKPHTCTECGKCFIQMSKLIAHERTHTGEKPFSCTECGVQFAQRSSLFTHKRIHTGEKPFICTECGKSFSSKSALRAHHHIHTGEKPFTCAACGKCFTKKFDLISHERTHTGEKPFKCAQCGKHFAKKSNMKTHERIHTGERPFICAECGKCFTQKNDLRTHERIHTGEKPYTCTECGESFTVKQRLQIHLKTHTG